One part of the Mesorhizobium sp. M4B.F.Ca.ET.058.02.1.1 genome encodes these proteins:
- the xylB gene encoding xylulokinase, translating into MYLGLDLGTSGVKALLIDAGQTAIGSGHGSLDVSRPHPGWSEQDPAHWIAACEKAIAELKAAHPKELAAVKGIGLSGQMHGATLLDAGDQVLRPCILWNDTRSHVEAAALDADPRFRKLTGNIVFPGFTAPKLAWVKNNEPKIFADVAKVLLPKDFLRLWLTGEHISEMSDSAGTSWLDVGRRRWSADLLAATSLDEKHMPSLVEGTAKAGALRAELAAKWGVAAGIPIAGGAGDNAASACGMGTVGAGHPFVSLGTSGVLFAANAAYLPNPASAVHTFCHALPDTWHQMGVILSATDSLNWLSEITGKSAGELTAELGDTLKAPTGVSFLPYLSGERTPYNDSAIRGSFTGLAHETGRAVLTQAVLEGVAFAFRDSLEALKTAGTTLTRVTAIGGGSRSRYWLKAIATALQVPVDIPADGDFGAAFGAARLGLIAATGADPLAVCTAPATDATIDPDAGLGGAFADAYQRYRALYPAIRAATA; encoded by the coding sequence ATGTATCTCGGCCTCGATCTGGGCACGTCGGGCGTCAAGGCGCTTTTGATCGATGCCGGGCAGACCGCCATCGGCTCCGGTCACGGCTCGCTCGATGTCTCGCGGCCGCATCCGGGATGGTCCGAGCAGGATCCCGCGCACTGGATCGCGGCCTGCGAAAAAGCGATTGCCGAACTCAAGGCCGCACATCCGAAGGAACTCGCGGCCGTCAAGGGCATCGGCCTGTCCGGCCAGATGCATGGCGCAACCCTGCTCGACGCCGGCGACCAGGTGCTGCGCCCCTGCATCCTGTGGAACGACACGCGCAGCCATGTCGAGGCCGCCGCGCTCGACGCCGATCCGCGCTTCCGCAAGCTCACCGGCAACATCGTCTTTCCGGGCTTCACCGCGCCGAAGCTCGCTTGGGTGAAGAACAACGAGCCCAAGATCTTCGCCGACGTGGCGAAGGTGCTGCTGCCCAAGGATTTCCTGCGGCTCTGGCTGACGGGCGAGCACATTTCGGAAATGTCCGACTCCGCCGGCACCTCCTGGCTCGACGTCGGCAGGCGGCGCTGGTCCGCTGATCTGCTGGCAGCCACCTCACTCGACGAGAAGCACATGCCGTCGCTGGTCGAGGGCACGGCGAAGGCCGGCGCCTTGCGCGCCGAGCTTGCCGCCAAATGGGGCGTTGCAGCAGGCATTCCGATCGCCGGCGGCGCCGGCGACAATGCGGCCTCGGCCTGCGGCATGGGCACGGTCGGCGCCGGCCACCCCTTTGTGTCGCTCGGCACCTCCGGCGTGCTGTTCGCCGCCAACGCCGCCTACCTGCCCAATCCGGCAAGCGCGGTGCACACCTTCTGCCACGCGCTGCCCGACACCTGGCACCAGATGGGCGTTATCCTGTCGGCCACCGATTCGCTCAACTGGCTGTCGGAGATCACCGGCAAAAGCGCCGGCGAATTGACCGCCGAGCTCGGCGATACGCTCAAGGCGCCGACCGGTGTGTCCTTCCTGCCCTATCTCTCAGGCGAGCGCACGCCGTACAATGATTCCGCCATTCGTGGCTCGTTCACCGGCCTGGCGCATGAAACCGGCCGCGCCGTGCTGACGCAGGCCGTGCTCGAAGGCGTCGCCTTTGCCTTCCGCGACAGTCTCGAAGCGCTGAAGACGGCCGGCACGACGCTGACCCGGGTCACGGCGATCGGCGGCGGGTCGCGCTCGCGCTACTGGCTGAAGGCGATTGCCACGGCCTTGCAGGTGCCGGTGGACATCCCGGCCGATGGCGATTTCGGCGCCGCGTTCGGCGCGGCCCGGCTCGGCCTGATCGCCGCGACCGGCGCCGATCCGCTTGCCGTGTGCACCGCGCCGGCGACCGACGCCACGATCGATCCGGACGCCGGGCTTGGCGGGGCCTTCGCCGACGCCTACCAGCGCTACAGGGCGCTTTATCCGGCGATCAGGGCGGCAACCGCGTGA
- a CDS encoding tetratricopeptide repeat protein, translating into MALKNAFGLTFSGATEAGFSPYERAVRELQCFIGDPVATIDRAIAEDPGFVMAHVFKGYLFALATEPEATAVARACHEAALPLAATAREQAHIAALGHLAAGRWHDASRLLEDIAIDFPLDAVALQTGHQIDFFTGNARMLRDRIGRALPSWQRGMPGYHAILGMQAFGLEEMGDYARAEGFGRTAIEIEPRDGWAQHAVAHVMEMQSRQKDGIAWMRANPDAWTKDSFLKVHNWWHLALFHYDLGETEEVLALYDGPIYGTRSTLALNMVDASAILWRLHLGGVDVGDRWTALAANWAPKAAAGNYAFNDAHAMMAFVGAGLEAPARTLLEAQREAMHASDDNAAFTRDVGHPLTLAIKAFGEADYTEAARLIRPIRSIANRFGGSHAQRDVIDLTLIEAALRAGDGPLARALTGERAFARPDSPLSALFSRRAADLSEN; encoded by the coding sequence ATGGCGCTGAAGAACGCATTCGGCCTGACATTTTCCGGCGCGACGGAGGCGGGATTTTCGCCCTATGAGAGGGCTGTCCGCGAGCTGCAATGCTTTATCGGCGATCCGGTCGCTACCATCGACCGCGCCATCGCCGAAGATCCCGGCTTCGTCATGGCCCATGTGTTCAAGGGCTATCTCTTTGCGCTTGCCACTGAGCCTGAGGCGACGGCCGTGGCCAGGGCCTGTCACGAAGCGGCGCTGCCGCTTGCGGCGACGGCGCGCGAGCAGGCGCATATCGCGGCGCTCGGCCATCTCGCCGCGGGCCGTTGGCACGACGCCTCGCGCCTGCTCGAGGACATCGCCATCGATTTTCCGCTCGATGCGGTGGCCCTGCAGACCGGGCATCAGATCGACTTCTTCACCGGCAATGCGCGCATGCTGCGCGATCGTATCGGTCGCGCGCTGCCGTCCTGGCAGAGGGGCATGCCGGGCTACCACGCCATTCTCGGCATGCAGGCCTTCGGGCTGGAGGAGATGGGCGACTATGCTCGCGCTGAGGGCTTCGGCCGGACGGCGATTGAGATCGAGCCGCGCGACGGCTGGGCGCAGCACGCGGTCGCGCATGTTATGGAAATGCAGAGCCGGCAAAAGGACGGCATCGCCTGGATGCGCGCCAACCCGGACGCATGGACGAAAGACAGCTTCCTCAAAGTGCACAATTGGTGGCACCTTGCGCTGTTCCACTACGATCTCGGCGAGACCGAGGAAGTCCTGGCGCTCTATGACGGGCCGATCTACGGCACGCGCTCGACACTGGCGCTCAACATGGTGGATGCTTCGGCGATCCTGTGGCGGCTGCATCTCGGCGGCGTCGATGTCGGCGATCGCTGGACCGCTCTCGCCGCCAATTGGGCGCCCAAGGCTGCTGCCGGCAACTATGCCTTCAACGATGCCCATGCGATGATGGCTTTCGTCGGCGCTGGGCTGGAGGCGCCGGCCAGGACCTTGCTGGAGGCGCAGCGCGAGGCGATGCATGCCAGCGACGACAACGCCGCTTTTACCCGGGATGTCGGCCATCCGCTGACGCTGGCGATCAAGGCGTTCGGCGAAGCTGACTACACCGAGGCGGCGCGCCTGATCCGGCCCATACGCTCGATCGCGAACCGCTTCGGCGGCAGCCATGCGCAGCGCGACGTCATCGACCTGACGCTGATCGAGGCTGCCCTGCGCGCCGGCGATGGACCGCTGGCGCGGGCGCTGACGGGCGAGCGCGCCTTTGCGCGGCCGGACAGTCCGCTGTCGGCGCTGTTTTCGCGGCGCGCCGCCGATTTGTCCGAGAATTGA
- a CDS encoding LysE family translocator, which yields MSFENWAAFAAASTILLVIPGPTILLVVSYALGQGWRTALPMAVGVALGDFTAMTLSMLGIGALLAASATVFTVLKVIGACYLIYLGVKLFRAGGALKAEPRTDAVSAAKMMAHAWLVTALNPKSITFFVAFLPQFLDRHADFWPQMLIFETTFLALAFANAFGYALIAARARNVVRNPKAIRIFNRTGGTLLVGAGIATMAMRSGN from the coding sequence ATGTCCTTCGAGAACTGGGCCGCCTTCGCCGCCGCCTCCACCATCCTTCTCGTCATCCCGGGTCCGACGATCCTTCTGGTCGTCTCCTATGCGCTCGGCCAGGGCTGGCGCACCGCGCTGCCGATGGCGGTCGGCGTCGCGCTCGGCGACTTCACCGCCATGACGCTGTCGATGCTCGGCATCGGCGCACTGCTGGCGGCATCGGCCACCGTGTTCACCGTGCTGAAGGTGATCGGCGCCTGCTATCTGATCTATCTCGGCGTCAAACTGTTCCGCGCCGGCGGGGCGCTGAAAGCCGAGCCGCGCACCGACGCGGTGTCCGCCGCCAAGATGATGGCGCATGCCTGGCTGGTCACCGCGCTCAACCCGAAGAGCATCACCTTCTTCGTCGCCTTCCTGCCTCAGTTCCTCGACCGGCACGCCGATTTCTGGCCGCAGATGCTGATCTTCGAGACGACCTTCCTGGCGCTCGCCTTCGCCAATGCCTTCGGCTACGCACTGATCGCGGCCCGGGCGCGCAACGTCGTGCGCAACCCGAAGGCGATTCGCATCTTCAACCGCACCGGCGGCACGCTGCTGGTCGGCGCCGGCATCGCCACCATGGCGATGCGCTCGGGCAATTGA
- a CDS encoding L,D-transpeptidase, producing MRELPQSLTPPSNGDAIETGIQLSRRSMISGFGAAALLGIAGCSTTETLDLPQLQIDDTTTGSVHPLRPAISVDKNITGPDVMYASLTDGGFEVPAVPYLKVKPEFRRQIVVDKTGEAPGTIVVHLQERMLYLVQPGGDAIRYGVGIGKDGFRWSGRANIQYGKEWPVWTPPPEMIQRKPELVKWQGGQPGGLTNPLGARALYIFQNGKDTGYRIHGSPEWWSIGQAMSSGCVRLINQDIIDLYSRVSKKNPVVVV from the coding sequence ATGCGCGAGTTGCCGCAAAGTTTGACGCCGCCTTCGAACGGCGATGCTATCGAAACCGGAATACAGCTTTCCCGCCGCAGCATGATCTCGGGCTTCGGCGCCGCGGCGCTGCTCGGCATCGCCGGCTGCAGCACCACCGAGACGCTCGACCTGCCGCAATTGCAGATCGACGACACCACCACCGGCTCGGTGCATCCCCTGCGCCCAGCGATCAGCGTCGACAAGAACATCACAGGCCCCGACGTCATGTATGCGTCGCTGACCGATGGGGGTTTCGAGGTGCCGGCGGTGCCCTACCTGAAGGTCAAGCCGGAGTTCCGCCGCCAGATCGTCGTCGACAAGACCGGCGAGGCGCCCGGCACCATCGTGGTGCACCTGCAGGAGCGCATGCTTTATCTGGTGCAACCCGGCGGCGACGCCATCCGCTACGGTGTCGGCATCGGCAAGGACGGCTTCCGCTGGTCGGGCCGCGCCAACATCCAGTACGGCAAGGAATGGCCGGTCTGGACGCCGCCGCCGGAAATGATCCAGCGCAAGCCGGAACTGGTGAAATGGCAGGGCGGCCAGCCCGGCGGCCTCACCAACCCGCTTGGCGCGCGGGCGCTCTACATCTTCCAGAACGGCAAGGACACCGGCTACCGCATCCACGGCTCGCCGGAATGGTGGAGCATCGGCCAGGCGATGTCGTCGGGCTGCGTTCGGCTGATCAACCAGGACATCATTGATCTTTACAGCCGCGTGTCGAAGAAGAACCCGGTGGTCGTGGTCTGA